In Patagioenas fasciata isolate bPatFas1 chromosome 15, bPatFas1.hap1, whole genome shotgun sequence, the sequence ACCAGGAGTCATATTTAAAAGTCATATTTTTCCAGCACCAGTCTCAAAACAAAGGCCTGGGTAGCAATCGGAATGGGAACGGGTTTCCTGAGGAAATGCCACTTGTGTGGGGCACTCACAGCATTTCCCAGGCTACCGTAAAAATCCATTCACTCACCACGGTACCATTTTGCATGAAGTGTTAAAATATCAAAATAGAAATAGCACAGGAAAATCTCAATTTGTCACTAGCCACTGCCAGTCAGATGCCCTCGGGTACAAGCTGCATTTGCACATGGATGGCACAGCTACATCACGGTGAGATGAAGTCAGGTCAGTGTCAGGAAGCAGAACATTTATAAAGGGTTTCTGTTTCGCAGATTTATGCCCTGCTGTTTCCTGTGAATTAAAAAATGCTGTGCCTTTAAAGAGCTGGGCATCCTCAACAGGGTCTGGAGGAACAAAGCCAATCTTGGCCAGGTACCTTAAGGAGTGAGTAATCACTGAGTAGCCAACATTTCTACCCAAACAGCAGAAAATCCCATGTGCTTTGGGGTGTTTAACATTGCCATCTGTTCCCTTTTCTACTGCACACAGCTTTAAAATGAAAACGACGTTAATAATAATACACAGTTTATTCGAAAATGTGATTAGATCTTGGATTTAGTTTGAATGGTTGATTATCAAAACTGAACAGGAATTGGTGCTGGCTGATGTTTCTGATCAGGAGACTGACAACTGAAGAGTGTGGGGGgggtgttgtttggttggtttgtgtttgtaaGAGCCCTTTACTTTTATTTTGCAGGCCTGGTGGGTAGGAGATGTTTTTACTACAGATGTCTGGAGAGTGTGCACCACACATAACAGCACCTGTATGGCCATCGGTGATCATTTCAGCGGTGAGTGTCTCTCCAGGCCTCTGTCTCAGCTCCTTTAGCAGGAGATCTGGGGGAAGCGCAATGAAATTTGTGGTGGAAATAATATATTGGTTCAAAAAGCTGCATGCTCTAACTACTCAGATCTTCTAAAAACTTTGATACTGGCTTCTCGTTTTGAAAAAGCAAACTGTTCCAACAGTTTCTgtgagaggagagcagaggaaaCTGTCAGGTGCGCTTGAAAGCTCAGTGCAAGAGAGCAAACGCGGGCAACTAACAAGGAGTGCTAAGGagttctgaaaaaatgagatcagGTAAAAAGAGTGAAGTCATCTGAAAGTGTGGCTGAAGTGTTAGAACTTGTCTCAGAACTGAACTTTAGCTTCCAAAGAAGGACCCCAAAGTACTGGCTGCACACAGGCATGGGGGAAAAAGCGGAAGAAAGTCAGAACATAAGTTTTAACAAAGAGGCCTTAATATACAGCACAGCCAAACATCCTGCTTTACAAAACCCCCCACATTTCTCCAATGTTACATTTGCTTTATTTCTATACTTTCAGTCTCTGTGTATATGAAAGAGGTAGATGATTTGAGGAGCCATGTATCCATATCACAGCTTGGCTTTCCAAGCATCAAGTTGGTTTGGAGCAAATCTGTGCTGCACGAGATGATCCATTATGTACAGGCATATCTAAACTAACACCAACGTAAGGAATGTGCGTTTGATGTCTGTGTTACTGTGCGTTCATTGAAATCAGGTACCCGAACCAGCTACTCACTGCAGCGCAGCTCTGCCAGAGGAGAGCTGCTGCGAGGAGTTAGTGCAGCAAAGTTACACACAGCAGCTACCTGTAGTAACAAATCATTGATCACTTCACATCCCAGTTATAGAGAAGTAACTGACAGGATGAAAACCCTTAAGCCAAGCATGGAGGTCCTGGCCAGTTCCATCTCAGTGGACAGAGCTCCCTCCAGGCCTGGCCGGGGACTCAGGTTGGTGCTTGGAACCCTTTGGGACACCTGGCAGTTCTCTGCTTTTAGTGCGTAGGTTGGATGTGGTGTGGGAGAAATAGTCTCTGCAGTGTTTTTATTTGGGTTTAATGAAAAGCTTTGAAAAGTCCTTAAAGCTCTGGCTGAGTACCCAGGAAGGTGAGAATAGCCACCCTGGGCAACGCGCGCCTGCTGAACTGCTGACAACTCACTGCTCGCTGCTGGACGGGGCGGGAGAGAAACTGTGTTTTTAATCAaggctgcttttttgtttttgcagAATATCAATCAATTCAGGCTGTCCAGGCCACCATGGTCCTATCTACTATTTTCTGTTGTGTGGCATTTCTGGTTTTCATTCTTCAACTCTTCCGTCTAAAGCAAGGAGAAAGATTTGTGTTAACCTCTGTTATCCAGCTCCTGTCATGTGAGTGATTTTTCAACACTTGTGACTTCATGATGTTTGCATGAAAgtaggaaagggaaggggaaaaaggtttCAAAAAGAATGAGCTGCAAGGGGAAAATGGTTTCGAAAAGAATGAGCTGCATGAGAAATTTGGAGGGCTCTTGAGGTCACAGCTTATCCTTCAGATTTGTTTAAACAGTGAACTGCTCCATTCTGCACTGTTTAGGCACTTAAAACATGGATGACATTGCTGTTCGGAATAAAGTCATTTAAACCTTGAAGGGAAAGAATCTGAGATTCTGAGCTGGTTGAACAAATTAAATAACCCTGAAATTGTTACAGGCAGGTACTTCCTGAATGTTTTGTTAGTCTTTAAAACTCTCCAGATGTTTCGAGTCATTTGGTGTTCATTGCAAATGACATAAATACACAACAGCACTTCACATTTAATCCATGCCAAAGAAACTGAAAACGCGTCCTGAGATGCTCCCACTTTAGTTTGAGGATGGAAAGTGAGTGTCTGCAAAAAAGGCCATTGGTGGAAGCAGCTGACAGAAGGAAGCCAGTGACTGGTTTTCGTGCTCATTGATAATACTTCAAACTGCTGAACTTGACAATTTTCTTCGTCCTCCAGGTCTGTGCGTTATGATTGCAGCTTCCATTTATACAGACAGGCATGAAGAGCTACACAAGAGCCCCGCATACTTCATTGACGTGTCCGGAGGCCGATACGGCTATTCCTTCGTCTTAGCCTGGATCGCGTTTGCCTTCACCCTCATCAGCGGTGTGATGTACCTAGTATTAAGGAAGCGTAAATAAATGTCAGCAGCTAGTTATTTCTGTCACTACAGTACAAAACCAAATTCCAGTAACCATTTTGTATATAATCATTTACATGGTTTTGTAGTAAAGGTATTGTTTCTCTACAAATGTACTGTGTTCTTGATATGGAACAGAATTTTTGAACAAGGCAGGTTTCATGGAATGCCTGGCACCAGCAGGTCAGGGGGCTGAGCAGGACAGCCGAGTAGTTTCTTTTACATATTTCATCATCATACTTGATTTTCCCTTTACTAGACATTAACAGTTTGTTCCTGGCCTCTAGTAGATCACAAACAAGGCCCATGCAAATTAATTTGTAATCAGTGTGCTAACTGTATTCCTGGACCAGATGTATCCCTTTGGGGTGGGATAAATATAGGGGGAGTAAAAAACGAGGCCCAGATCACAGTGAAAAAGCGAACAATTCTAAAAGGCCAAAGCTGCCCGCAGTGCATCTGTTCTGGCAGAGGCTGAGGGTTCTGCTGTTTATTACGTGCAGTAAGTGTCATTGCACTTTTATTAAAACCACTTGCTTTGCAGAGTAAACAACTCCTTTTTGTACTCCAGCTAATTATTCCCTTGCTTCTCTTTCACATTTAATTTAAGCATAGGGAGCCTTTGGCGGGAGAATTCACCAGCAAATTCACTGGACAACTCGGGACCAGAGTAGTCTGAGCAGTAAGAAATACCCCACTCACATCCTTATTTTTGCATCATGTATTGTGTTTctggaaggaagaaaagggaaaaaaaggcattacCTTGCAAATTTCTAAGCAAATTAGTGATCAAGCAATGCCAAATTTGAGATTTTACAGCCAAACTCAACATGTTTATTACACAAGGCTTGTATTATACAATGATTTCATGGCTAATATATCATTTACAAAAGAATTCCCTGAGTCTGCCCATTAGGAAATTGGCCTTTCAAAAAGTCATTCTAAATGCTTTTGTGGGTTTTACTTGAACTAAACACTCCTAGTTAATAAATCTGAGTGTAATTACTATGCTTAGGAATTCCAGGACAGTTTTTTCAAGCTGAAATGACTTGGTGATTTCTATTTTTCAATAATTTTGTGAGAGAAATCTGTACTGTAATACGAGGCTTAACTGCTCAGCAGCGTAATACTGGCTTTGGCTGATGGTGATGTTGGAGCTGGGAGCTCAATGTGGAGAATGAATGAGATGCCTTTCTCTGGTTAGTCACAGCTTTGATGCTTAAATACAGATTGGACTTTGTAAAAAAGCACTAACCATGTATTTATTGCAGTATATTCACTACAGCTGGCCCACTACACaggcagtaaaaaaataaacagctttgGAATGAGGTTTTACACTTAATGTAGAATAAATTCATTATTACGAAGTAGTGCAGCTCTACTAAAGTTGATACTTACTGCACTATACATCAGCCAATGGTCTGACCCATTCCTGCAGAGAATTCATCCTTGATTTCTCACAAAGCAAAAGTTCAGGTGCAGAACAGTCCAGGAACTGTCTCCAATATGAGTAGCAGGTCATGTAGTTCCATCTCCATTCCCTGAACATCCTAAAATGATTTGGCACATACTACTTGTCTTTTGGGAGCAAAGCAAGCCCAACGAGACTCTTCAGAAATTAGACCAGTAAGCAGCACAGCACATTataagtaataataatagtaaaaaaccCAAATCAGTCTGAGCAAAATACATTCTCACCAGCCTGGCATGATGCTGATATTTTTGTcatgttgatttgttttgttttttccctcttatGGAAATGCTCTGAAGTTCAAGAATTAATACCCTGCTTTTTTAGAAAGTGTTCCGACAGTTTGCTGAATACATTTCACCTGAATTTGCTAGCATGAAGAATTTGTCTTAAATAAGTAGGTGCAGTTTAAGGTTGAAAGCAGACAGACTATTAACTAAGGCATTTTGCTAGTTCTATTCAAACGTGAAATAGGGAAATTCTTAAGCAACTGTGGGTTAAAACCATCTTATATCTACAAGACAGTCCTGTAAAATTGTAAATCAACCTGTTGTGCCTCTGACTTGCAGAGTTTTGTGCCTTAATAATGCTCGGGTCATTTATagatgaaatatttaaaataaagatgtATATATACATGAACACACCGCTCAATTCCACAGTAAAGATCTGTCCCTTTAATTAACAGCAAAAAGCGTGCACACCACGGTGAACAAACAGCAGCACACGTGGGATGCCACATAGAACAGACCAGGTGGGAATGTTGTACATACCAAGAAAACAAATGCCCAAACAGCTCGAACTAGAGTTTGAATAGGACAAACATTTTTTAGGGTATTCTTTCTACCTGATATGCCTTTAAAATATACCATTTTCTATGCTCTCTTTATTCTGAAAGTGTAcatgaaaataaagttaaaaCAAATTCTTGTCCTGTAATAGCAAGCTCGATACATTTAGCAATCTGACCTTGTCTTTAAGCCTAGGATATATTTACACAATTTTGGATGAGAAAGAGTGGAGTATTTGTGTGAGCAGGTAAAATTAAATTCTTTCTGCCTGTACTAGAACCACAAGCTGGTTATTTTTGTCCTTTGTTGAAGACCTTCCAGGGTAAGCAGGGAAGATATTAGTGCATTGAACACGTAAATGTATGGTGTTAAAAGAACAGACACTGAGTGATGCAAGATCCACAGATGCTCTGATAAGTAGTTGACTTGTaagcttgttttttttcctcatttgcagaagcagctgtgggttgAAGATCAGGTTGAGGGGCTCAAGCATGAGAGAAAATAACGTTAGGAACAGGCCAGTGACTTCTGTATCTGCTCCAGTCCAGGCTTCAGGTTTACACAGAGATGGTAACAATATAGACGGGTTTGTACAGACTGATCCAAAACgacccctcccagctccccagaAACAATTTCCCCAACCCCATAAAACTTTTGCTTTCTAATCATAGTGAACACAAGGGAAAAGTCCAAACTATTACAATATAACCTAGCAGCTGTGAATCTACCCGGACCTTTTTATACGTGGTAAGTAGGCACCTGAAAGGATGTACAAGAAACAAATCTTGGAAAACAACTCTAGAATATTTCTATCaatgtattttcttaaatgtACTTTTTAATGTATTCCATCCAAGATGAAGGAAAAGTTCTGCAGTACTTGGCTATGagatatcttaaaaaaaatgcactgtaGGTGATAGGAACTGTGCTGCTTAGGCATTAGCTATTTTATTACCCCAGCTCCATCAACAATTCATTTTACACGGTTCTTAATGGCTTCAAAATAACAGAGGGAGTACAGCAGCATTGTCTTGAGCTCTGGAAGCTTGTGCCATTTAGCTAAAcagaccaaacaaaaaaaatccttcctataATTTCTAAAAATGAGATGATCTGCTACCTTTCCAAACACTAAAGAGAGCAAAGATCCCTAAAATCATGGTTCATCAGTGCCACTGAAATATAGGAATTAGCGAAGCTGaaaattttattatgttttttgtttctttcacatGTGCAATAATCCCCTCTGAAGTAATAAGATAAAGAAAGGGAAATGTGGGAGTAAATTAGTTTTATAGAAAGGTTTCATTTTGAAGGTTGCAGAACCAAGCTTACAAAATTAACAGCATCAAGTTCATAACAGACTGTAACAAGTAGGAAACATATGAAAATTAATGCTGTCATGAAATTCAAGTGCTAGAATAAATTTCAACAGATACGAAACAATCCTGATGATATCCAAACTAGATCACGTGGTGCagattttggtctttttttttcctccttgttcttGGAGAAGAAAGCCCATGTTCTATTTCTcttcaaaaaaacctcaacaaagtTCAAGTGTGTTTCTAACAACGGGAGTTGTGTTGCTGTCCGAAAGGCTCAAGTTTGGAAAACTTCATTTGAAGCCCACATTGCTACAAAGGAAAGGGTAGGAACAGAACATGCTCCGCTTCACAGACTCAACCTTGTTACTGTATTATCAGCAAGATGTAAAAAAGGTGCCATATTACTTTCTTGAgaagatttttttatatttagatatttttatttacttttagtaaaatattttttagcaGAAAAACCTTCCTTATGCTTCAAGTATCTGTATTGAAGAACTAAAACTGGTTTGGAACCTAAAAGCTCGTAGGGTACAAGTTTAAATCCCGTTAGCAAATAATTTTTAGGCatgagggagggagagaaagggaaaggaaggaaggaaaagacaaaCTAGACCAAAAGAAGATAAAGAGGGAAGGATGACTGGaaagttttggggttaggggtttgcatGTGTGTATTTCTAAGGATGGGATCTCCTGGCTTTACTTATTTGCTTCTACAGAAAATTGTTTTACTGTTCCAATCCTGTTCCAATGGAGCCTCCTCGTGGTGAAAGAGAAGCCAACTCCTTTGAAGCCCAGCTGTTCAAAGTTTCCCATTTGATAAGTCATTCTAAACAAATTCTACAATCCTGCGATATGCAAATCCCCAATATGAAAACTGATATTGTACAAAAGTTGGATAAAAGAGCCCTTTGTCTGAAGATTGCTTCAGTTTAGTCCAGCTAGATTATCATTCAGTGGATTTTGGAATGAGTCCCTCTTGCATCCTTGTAACCACTGATTTTCATCTTTCAGTCATGTAGACACTGACAGGACACTAATCCATCCCACACTGAATTAGCAGCAAAATTCTTCCGCTGACAAAAGAGCTTTCAAATTTCTCTCAAAGCTCTTTACCTGTTACCAGAATTGTGAAAGCAACTGAATGGCACAATACTGACCGGCCGTTTACAAGATGGATCATTAATTTTAAGTTATATAGTAATTATCAAATAAATTTAGTAACATATTTGTTCAAATCAGATTTGTCATGTCACTGGATTTAAAAGTTTTTCTAATAAGAAATGTGGCCCATAGTCAT encodes:
- the EMP2 gene encoding epithelial membrane protein 2; amino-acid sequence: MLILLAFIIVFHITSAALLFISTIDNAWWVGDVFTTDVWRVCTTHNSTCMAIGDHFSEYQSIQAVQATMVLSTIFCCVAFLVFILQLFRLKQGERFVLTSVIQLLSCLCVMIAASIYTDRHEELHKSPAYFIDVSGGRYGYSFVLAWIAFAFTLISGVMYLVLRKRK